The proteins below come from a single Juglans regia cultivar Chandler chromosome 12, Walnut 2.0, whole genome shotgun sequence genomic window:
- the LOC108980925 gene encoding glutathione S-transferase U8 isoform X2 produces MEEVKVLGFWPSPYSHRVIWALKLKGVKYEYIEEDIGNKMTPVLVHGGRPIAESFVILQYIEDTWPHNYPLLPKDAHERALARFWINFGEDKRPIFSVFFQVSEEKEEKDRGDEMKEVLEFLKILEEQALGDKKFFGGDKIGMVDIVYGWLSYLFKCLEEMKGVKLLEPSTFPRLHAWAENFRQVSVIKDNLPDYTKLLIYLKSVREKITAQNPTSK; encoded by the exons ATGGAAGAAGTGAAGGTTCTGGGATTTTGGCCTAGCCCCTATAGCCACAGGGTGATATGGGCTCTGAAGCTGAAGGGTGTGAAGTATGAGTACATAGAAGAAGACATCGGCA ACAAGATGACTCCTGTGCTTGTTCATGGCGGCAGACCTATAGCCGAGTCCTTCGTCATCCTTCAATACATCGAAGACACTTGGCCTCATAATTACCCTCTGCTGCCGAAGGATGCCCACGAGAGGGCTTTAGCTCGGTTCTGGATTAATTTCGGAGAAGATAAG CGTCCCATTTTCTCAgtattttttcaagtttcagaagaaaaagaagagaaagatcGGGGGGATGAAATGAAAGAAGTGTTGGAGTTTCTGAAAATCTTGGAAGAGCAAGCTCTTGGGGACAAAAAGTTTTTCGGTGGAGACAAAATAGGAATGGTAGACATAGTGTATGGATGGCTTAGTTACTTGTTCAAATGCTTGGAAGAAATGAAAGGGGTGAAGCTGCTAGAACCCAGCACCTTCCCTCGCTTGCATGCATGGGCTGAGAATTTCAGACAAGTTTCTGTAATCAAAGACAACCTTCCTGACTACACCAAATTGTTGATCTATTTAAAATCAGTTAGGGAGAAAATTACTGCCCAGAACCCTACCTCCAAGTAG
- the LOC108980925 gene encoding probable glutathione S-transferase isoform X1 gives MEEVKVLGFWPSPYSHRVIWALKLKGVKYEYIEEDIGNKSHMLLQYNPVHKMTPVLVHGGRPIAESFVILQYIEDTWPHNYPLLPKDAHERALARFWINFGEDKRPIFSVFFQVSEEKEEKDRGDEMKEVLEFLKILEEQALGDKKFFGGDKIGMVDIVYGWLSYLFKCLEEMKGVKLLEPSTFPRLHAWAENFRQVSVIKDNLPDYTKLLIYLKSVREKITAQNPTSK, from the exons ATGGAAGAAGTGAAGGTTCTGGGATTTTGGCCTAGCCCCTATAGCCACAGGGTGATATGGGCTCTGAAGCTGAAGGGTGTGAAGTATGAGTACATAGAAGAAGACATCGGCAACAAGAGCCATATGCTCCTGCAGTACAACCCTGTTCACAAGATGACTCCTGTGCTTGTTCATGGCGGCAGACCTATAGCCGAGTCCTTCGTCATCCTTCAATACATCGAAGACACTTGGCCTCATAATTACCCTCTGCTGCCGAAGGATGCCCACGAGAGGGCTTTAGCTCGGTTCTGGATTAATTTCGGAGAAGATAAG CGTCCCATTTTCTCAgtattttttcaagtttcagaagaaaaagaagagaaagatcGGGGGGATGAAATGAAAGAAGTGTTGGAGTTTCTGAAAATCTTGGAAGAGCAAGCTCTTGGGGACAAAAAGTTTTTCGGTGGAGACAAAATAGGAATGGTAGACATAGTGTATGGATGGCTTAGTTACTTGTTCAAATGCTTGGAAGAAATGAAAGGGGTGAAGCTGCTAGAACCCAGCACCTTCCCTCGCTTGCATGCATGGGCTGAGAATTTCAGACAAGTTTCTGTAATCAAAGACAACCTTCCTGACTACACCAAATTGTTGATCTATTTAAAATCAGTTAGGGAGAAAATTACTGCCCAGAACCCTACCTCCAAGTAG